The DNA sequence GATGGGCACCCGCAAACAGGGCTTCTACCGCCACGATCTGGACGGTCTGCGGGGCGTCGCGATCGCGTTGGTCGCGGTGTTCCACGTCTGGTTCGGGCGGGTGTCCGGCGGGGTCGATGTCTTCCTGGCGCTCTCGGGTTTCTTCTTCGGCGGCAAGCTGCTGCGGGTCGCGCTGAACCCGGCCTCGTCACTGTCACCAGTCCCCGACCTGGTCCGGCTGGTCCGCCGCCTGCTGCCCGCCCTGGTGGTGGTGCTGGCCGCCTGCACGCTGCTGACTATCTGGATCCAGCCGCAGACCCGTTGGGAGACGTTCGCCGATCAGAGCCTGGCCAGCCTCGGCTACTACCAGAACTGGGAGTTGGCCCGCAGCGCCGCCGACTACCTGCAGGCCGGTGAGGCCGTCAGCCCCCTGCAGCACATCTGGTCGATGTCGGTGCAGGGCCAGTTCTACCTGAGCTTCCTGCTGCTGGTCTTCGGCTTCGCCTTCCTGTTCCGGCGCGTGCTCGGCAAGCACCTGCGTGCCGCGTTCATCGTGCTGCTCACGGCGCTGACCGTGGCCTCGTTCTGGTATGCGATCGTCGCGCACCAGGCCAATCAGTCGCTGGCCTACTACAACAGCTTCGCCCGCGCCTGGGAGCTGTTGATCGGTGCGCTGGTCGGCGCGCTGGTCCCCTACATCCGCTGGCCGATGTGGCTGCGGACCGCCGTCAGCACAGTGGCGCTGGCGGCCATCCTGAGCTGTGGGGCCCTCATTGAGGGCGTGCGGGAGTTCCCTGGCCCGTGGGCGCTGGTGCCGGTCGGCGCCACAGTGGCATTCATCCTGGCCGGGGCCAACCGGCAAGCCCGCCCGAATACCAGCGCCATGCTGCCGTGGCCCAACCGGTGGCTGGCGTCGGCGCCGCTGGTGACGCTCGGCTCGATGGCCTATTCGTTGTACCTGTGGCACTGGCCGCTGCTGATCTTTTGGCTGTCCTACAGCGGGCATCGGCACGCGAGCCTGCTGGACGGCGCGGTGATCCTGTTGGTGTCGGGTGTCTTGGCATATCTGACCACCCGGTTCGTCGAAGATCCGCTGCGCTCCCGCAAGCCGGCCGGCCAGGCCGCTGCGCAGGTGGTGCGCCCGCGGTGGCGCAGGCCCGCGGCCGGCTGGTGGCGGCGCCCGACGTCGGTGCTGGGCTCGACGGTGGTGCTGCTGGGGGTTGCGCTGACGGCAACGTCATTCTCCTGGCGCGAACATGTCACAGTGCAGCGTGCCAGCGGCACCGAGCTGGTCAAGCTCAGCAAGGACGACTACCCCGGCGCCCGCGCGCTGCTGAAGCACAAGCGCGTCCCCAAACTTCGGATGCGGCCCACCATCCTGGAGGCCAAGAAGGATCTGCCGCGCTCCACTCGGGAAGGTTGCATCAGCAACTTCACCAACCCGGACCTGATCAACTGCACCTATGGCGACAAGGAGGCGACCAGGACGGTCGCGCTGGCCGGCGGATCGCATGCCGAACACTGGCTGCCCGCGCTGGACATTCTCGGCCAGCGGCACCACTTCAAGGTGGTCACCTACCTCAAGATGGGCTGTCCACTGTCCACCGAGAAGGTCCCGCTGATCATGGGCAACAACGCCCCCTACCCGCAGTGCTACCAGTGGGTGGGCAAGACGATGGAAAAGTTGATCGCCGACCACCCGGACTTCGTATTCACCACCGCTACCCGGCCGTGGAACATCAAACCCGGCGACGTGATGCCCGGAACCTATATCGGGATCTGGAAGCAGCTGTCGGACAACCACATTCCCATCCTGGGAGTCCGCGACACCCCGTGGCTGGTGCGCGACGGCGACCCGTTCCAGCCGGCGGACTGCCTGGCCTCCGGCGGTGACGCGGAGTCCTGCGGCATCAAACGCTCCGACGTGCTCGTCGAGCGCAACCCCACCCTGGACTTCGTCGGAAAATTCCCGCTGCTCAAGCCGCTGGACCTCTCCGACGCCGTCTGCGACAAAGAGATCTGCCGCGCGGTCGAGGGGAATGTGCTGGTCTATCACGACTCTCACCACCTGTCGGCGACCTATATGCGCACCATGACCGGAGAACTCGGTCGTCAGATGGGCGCGGCCACCGGCTGGTGGTGAACCCTGCCATGCTCCACGGCGGACGCCGGGAAAGCGGATAAGGTCAAGCGGTGTCGTCGGCTGAGTCGGGCCCTGAGCCCCCACCAGAGCCGTCCGCGCCCACGGTCTGGCCCGGAAACAGCTATCCGCTGGGCGCGGTATACGACGGAGCCGGCACCAACTTCGCGGTGTTCTCCGAAGTCGCCGAGCGTGTCGAACTCTGCCTGATCGACGACCGCGACCACACCGAGACCCGGATCGGTCTCGACGAGGTAGACGGCTACGTCTGGCACGCGTACCTGCCCGGCGTCGGCCCCGGTCAGCACTACGGTTTCCGGGTACACGGCCCGTTCGACCCCGCCGCTGGCCACCGCTGCGACCCCAGCAAGCTGCTGCTGGACCCGTACGGCAAGGCCTTTCACGGCGCCTTCGACTTCGGTCCGGAACTGTTCTCCTACGACCTGGCCAATCCCGACAATGGTGCTGAGCCCCCCGCACTCGACTCGTTGGGCCAC is a window from the Mycobacterium sp. SVM_VP21 genome containing:
- a CDS encoding acyltransferase; the protein is MGTRKQGFYRHDLDGLRGVAIALVAVFHVWFGRVSGGVDVFLALSGFFFGGKLLRVALNPASSLSPVPDLVRLVRRLLPALVVVLAACTLLTIWIQPQTRWETFADQSLASLGYYQNWELARSAADYLQAGEAVSPLQHIWSMSVQGQFYLSFLLLVFGFAFLFRRVLGKHLRAAFIVLLTALTVASFWYAIVAHQANQSLAYYNSFARAWELLIGALVGALVPYIRWPMWLRTAVSTVALAAILSCGALIEGVREFPGPWALVPVGATVAFILAGANRQARPNTSAMLPWPNRWLASAPLVTLGSMAYSLYLWHWPLLIFWLSYSGHRHASLLDGAVILLVSGVLAYLTTRFVEDPLRSRKPAGQAAAQVVRPRWRRPAAGWWRRPTSVLGSTVVLLGVALTATSFSWREHVTVQRASGTELVKLSKDDYPGARALLKHKRVPKLRMRPTILEAKKDLPRSTREGCISNFTNPDLINCTYGDKEATRTVALAGGSHAEHWLPALDILGQRHHFKVVTYLKMGCPLSTEKVPLIMGNNAPYPQCYQWVGKTMEKLIADHPDFVFTTATRPWNIKPGDVMPGTYIGIWKQLSDNHIPILGVRDTPWLVRDGDPFQPADCLASGGDAESCGIKRSDVLVERNPTLDFVGKFPLLKPLDLSDAVCDKEICRAVEGNVLVYHDSHHLSATYMRTMTGELGRQMGAATGWW